From a single Miscanthus floridulus cultivar M001 chromosome 8, ASM1932011v1, whole genome shotgun sequence genomic region:
- the LOC136468761 gene encoding uncharacterized mitochondrial protein AtMg00810-like, whose amino-acid sequence MRCATKHVLYMRRWGKKELIVSVYVDDLIITGTRAEDIDSFKRKMVAHFRMSDLGALSYYYGIEVRQRKEALMLGQSAYASKLVEWSGMAECKPCVTPMEEQLELMKASTTVKVDATLYQSIVGVLRYLVHTRPNIAFTVGYVSRFMEDP is encoded by the coding sequence ATGAGGTGTGCAACCAAGCACGTGCTCTACATGCGGCGATGGGGGAAGAAGGAGCTCATCGtcagcgtgtatgtggacgacttgatcatcactgGCACGCGTGCGGaagacatcgacagcttcaagcgtaagatggtggctcattttcgaatgagcgatcttggtGCACTCTCCTACTACTACGGCATCGAGGTAAGACAGAGGAAGGAGGcgctcatgctcggtcagagcgcgtatgcctcgaagctggtggagtggagcggcatggctgagtgcaagccatgcgtgactccaatggaggagcaaCTAGAGCTGATGAAGGCTAGTACCAcggtgaaggtagatgcaacactctaccaaaGCATCGTCGGTGTTCTACGCTATCTAGTTCACACGAGGCCGAACATTGCGttcaccgtgggctacgtcagccgcttcatggaggatccctga
- the LOC136468760 gene encoding uncharacterized protein, whose translation MATFCALHDIEAKEKGEVMAVEGPGKALKVVNLDKPCTQVHLGRMGGDQEQWWYLDSGASNHMMGSKVAFSELNDDVTGMVKFGDGSRVAIRGCGTIIFKCQNGEHHALMDVYYIPQLCLSIISIGQLEEHDSEVLIKDGVFRIRDWEQHLLAKVKRSWNRLYLLDLKVE comes from the coding sequence atggcgacattctgtgcactgcacgacattgaggccaaggagaagggagaggtgatggcggtggaagggcctGGGAAGGCTCTGAAAGTTGTCAACCTCGACAAACCGTGCACCCAAGTCCATCTTGGACGTATGGGCGGTGATCAGGAGCAGTGGTGGTACCTAGACtctggcgccagcaaccacatgatgggttCCAAggtagccttctccgagctcaatGACGATGTGACTGGcatggtgaagtttggtgatggctcaagggtggcgattcGAGGgtgtggcaccatcatcttcaagtgCCAGAATGGTGAGCACCATgcgctaatggatgtatattacatcccacagctgtgtttaagcatcatcagcattggccagctagaGGAGCATgacagcgaggtactgatcaaggatggcgtCTTCAGGATCAGGGACTGGGAGCAGCACCTTCTtgctaaggtgaagaggtcctggaaccggttgtacctgcttgaCTTGAAGGTGGAGTAG